The following proteins are co-located in the Nonlabens ponticola genome:
- a CDS encoding methylmalonyl-CoA mutase subunit beta: MSDKLFTEFDPVSEAQWKQKIQYDLKGADYNETLITKTPSGIHIKPLYLPDSQVEMNLPSRATHDGGWYISQKIYCGNAAAANKKALDILNRGAEGLILDIPKADVDLEQLFDNLPAVGIQVHPRFMDLDFLDRLHKIAPNAYVHFDILHELGHRGNWFKNQKVDFEKHSKFLKNYKGYFSNITITTSHYQQAGATVVQELAYYAAHLHEYLNAYCHDASLQDDGIYSAFAKADKRINIDTTIGPDYFMQIAKYRAYRVITKSVGKLYDLNLEAYITATPSLRNKSLLDYNVNLLRTTTECMSAVLGGADTVHNLAYDAFFHKENEFGDRIARNQLLILKEEAYLNKVANVADGTYYINALTKELTEKAMQIFKEIEKAGGLVQSLFEGTIQRKTKESDTSEREKVQNGNQIMVGVNKFPNTAQPLQSEYEILPFQKIEHRKTLVTPISFKRLAEEIEKSEMPKK; this comes from the coding sequence ATGAGCGATAAACTATTTACAGAGTTTGATCCAGTAAGCGAGGCGCAATGGAAACAGAAAATACAGTACGATCTCAAGGGCGCGGACTATAATGAGACGCTCATAACCAAAACTCCATCGGGCATTCATATCAAGCCATTATATCTTCCAGATAGCCAGGTAGAAATGAATTTACCATCACGAGCCACGCATGATGGCGGCTGGTACATTTCGCAAAAAATCTATTGTGGCAATGCCGCCGCAGCTAATAAAAAAGCGCTGGATATACTCAATCGAGGTGCCGAAGGTTTGATCCTAGACATACCAAAGGCTGATGTTGATCTGGAACAACTCTTTGACAACCTGCCAGCAGTTGGTATTCAAGTACATCCACGGTTCATGGATTTGGATTTTTTGGACAGACTCCACAAAATTGCCCCTAATGCTTATGTGCATTTTGATATTCTACACGAGTTGGGTCATCGCGGCAATTGGTTCAAAAATCAAAAAGTTGATTTTGAAAAGCACTCAAAATTTCTAAAAAACTACAAGGGCTATTTCTCAAATATAACGATCACCACCAGTCATTATCAGCAGGCTGGAGCTACTGTAGTTCAGGAGTTGGCTTACTACGCTGCGCATTTGCATGAATATTTGAATGCTTATTGCCATGATGCTAGCTTGCAGGATGATGGTATTTATTCCGCTTTCGCGAAAGCTGACAAACGAATAAACATCGATACAACCATTGGGCCTGATTACTTCATGCAAATTGCTAAATACAGGGCTTACCGAGTCATCACCAAGTCCGTTGGAAAGCTATATGATTTGAATCTTGAAGCATACATCACGGCAACGCCTAGTTTGCGCAACAAATCACTATTGGATTACAACGTTAACCTGCTGCGCACAACAACCGAATGCATGAGTGCGGTCTTGGGTGGCGCAGATACGGTACACAACCTAGCTTATGATGCTTTCTTTCATAAGGAAAACGAATTTGGCGACAGGATCGCTCGCAATCAGTTGCTCATTCTCAAGGAAGAGGCTTACCTGAACAAAGTAGCTAACGTCGCAGATGGCACTTACTATATCAACGCACTCACTAAAGAACTGACGGAAAAGGCCATGCAAATTTTCAAAGAAATTGAAAAAGCAGGTGGTTTGGTTCAGTCGCTATTTGAAGGTACTATCCAGCGCAAGACCAAGGAAAGTGACACGTCGGAGCGTGAAAAAGTGCAAAACGGCAACCAGATCATGGTAGGTGTCAACAAATTTCCAAACACAGCGCAACCGCTGCAAAGCGAATACGAAATCCTGCCGTTTCAAAAAATTGAACATCGCAAAACCTTAGTGACGCCTATCTCATTCAAACGACTTGCCGAAGAAATAGAAAAATCAGAAATGCCGAAAAAATGA
- a CDS encoding DUF5004 domain-containing protein, translating to METKSLKGTWEIVSVIDVDKQDGVKNVPRRGDFGKIKIYFHTGDTYSFKDKNVLWVERATSNWPRPNFWDINEDQELQLFLRDPNEIEDLGELVKFQIVDWDDEKFIIQSISDTRVENAQATLKRVNDN from the coding sequence ATGGAAACCAAGAGTCTTAAAGGAACTTGGGAGATAGTAAGCGTTATAGATGTGGATAAACAAGATGGTGTCAAAAACGTACCTAGACGAGGCGATTTTGGAAAGATCAAGATCTATTTCCATACTGGTGATACGTACAGTTTTAAAGATAAAAATGTGCTTTGGGTAGAAAGAGCTACATCTAACTGGCCGCGACCTAATTTTTGGGATATCAATGAAGATCAAGAATTGCAACTATTCTTGAGAGATCCTAACGAAATTGAGGATTTAGGTGAACTTGTCAAGTTTCAGATTGTAGATTGGGATGATGAAAAGTTTATCATTCAATCCATAAGCGATACCAGAGTTGAAAATGCTCAGGCTACACTCAAAAGAGTGAATGATAATTAA
- the scpA gene encoding methylmalonyl-CoA mutase, which translates to MSRKDISNLEIIFDDATSVSKQVNESTYETSEGIHLKNHYSKDDIADLEHLEFAAGIAPNLRGPYSTMYVRRPWTIRQYAGFSSATESNAFYRRNLAAGQKGLSVAFDLATHRGYDSDHERVIGDVGKAGVAIDSVEDMKILFDQIPLDKMSVSMTMNGAVLPIMAFYIVAAMEQEVDVDKLSGTIQNDILKEFMVRNTYIYPPTPSMQIISDIFEYTSKNMPKFNSISISGYHMYEAGATSDIELAYTLADGLEYVRKGLAAGMDIDTFAPRLSFFWAIGMNHFMEIAKMRAARMLWAKMIKQFNPKNPKSLALRTHCQTSGWSLAEQDPFNNVARTTIEAAAAAFGGTQSLHTNALDEAIALPTDFSARIARNTQIYLQEETGITNTVDPWAGSYYVESLTDQIAHKSWELIQEVEKLGGMTKAIEAGIPKMRIEEAAAKKQARIDSNQDVIVGVNKYPSPDEDHIDTLEVDNAAVRADQINRLEKIKAERDNDKVNAALDALTARAKTGDGNLLELAVTAAKERATLGEISDALEKEFGRYRAQIKSVQGVYKKEIMDDSAFAKAQQLADEFAKKEGRRPRIMIAKMGQDGHDRGAKVVATGYADVGFDVDIGPLFQTPAEAAKQAVENDVHVLGVSSLAAGHKTLVPQVMAELKKYGRDDIMIIVGGVIPRKDYEFLFECGVAAVFGPGTKISDAAIDILTLLEA; encoded by the coding sequence ATGAGTAGAAAAGATATTTCAAACCTAGAAATCATATTTGATGACGCAACTAGCGTTTCTAAACAGGTCAATGAATCTACTTATGAGACTTCAGAAGGTATTCATCTTAAAAATCATTATTCAAAAGATGATATAGCAGATCTAGAACACCTAGAATTTGCCGCTGGAATAGCACCTAATTTACGTGGTCCCTACTCTACCATGTACGTGCGCAGACCTTGGACCATAAGGCAATACGCTGGCTTCTCTAGTGCGACAGAATCCAATGCATTTTACCGTAGAAATCTTGCTGCAGGACAAAAAGGTCTTTCTGTAGCATTTGATCTAGCCACACATCGCGGTTATGACAGCGATCATGAGCGTGTGATAGGTGACGTAGGTAAAGCTGGTGTTGCCATTGATAGTGTCGAGGATATGAAAATCCTTTTTGATCAGATACCATTGGATAAAATGTCTGTGTCCATGACCATGAACGGTGCCGTGTTGCCTATTATGGCTTTTTACATCGTGGCTGCTATGGAGCAAGAAGTTGACGTCGATAAATTAAGCGGTACGATACAGAATGATATCCTAAAGGAATTCATGGTGCGCAACACCTATATCTATCCGCCTACACCTAGTATGCAGATCATCTCCGACATTTTTGAGTACACCAGTAAGAACATGCCTAAGTTCAATTCCATCTCTATTTCTGGTTATCACATGTATGAAGCTGGTGCGACGAGTGATATTGAACTAGCCTACACACTGGCAGATGGATTAGAATATGTGCGCAAGGGTCTAGCCGCAGGAATGGACATCGACACCTTTGCACCACGCTTGTCATTCTTTTGGGCTATAGGCATGAATCACTTTATGGAAATTGCCAAGATGCGCGCAGCACGCATGCTGTGGGCAAAAATGATCAAGCAATTCAATCCTAAAAATCCCAAATCGCTGGCATTACGCACGCATTGCCAGACATCAGGCTGGTCTCTGGCAGAACAAGATCCGTTCAACAACGTTGCGCGAACAACTATCGAGGCTGCCGCTGCCGCATTTGGTGGTACGCAGAGTTTGCATACCAATGCCCTTGACGAGGCCATTGCCTTGCCTACAGATTTCAGCGCGCGTATCGCTAGGAACACGCAGATATATCTGCAGGAAGAGACTGGAATTACTAACACGGTCGATCCTTGGGCTGGCTCCTATTATGTTGAATCGCTTACCGATCAAATCGCTCACAAATCCTGGGAACTTATACAAGAAGTTGAGAAATTAGGCGGAATGACCAAGGCCATTGAGGCTGGCATTCCTAAAATGCGTATAGAAGAAGCAGCCGCCAAAAAACAGGCACGTATTGATTCAAATCAGGACGTGATTGTTGGCGTCAACAAATATCCTAGTCCAGACGAGGATCACATAGACACCCTTGAGGTGGACAACGCTGCCGTGCGCGCAGATCAAATCAACCGCCTAGAAAAGATCAAGGCAGAACGTGACAACGATAAAGTCAATGCAGCACTGGACGCTTTAACGGCACGCGCAAAGACTGGCGATGGCAATTTGCTGGAACTAGCCGTTACCGCTGCAAAGGAACGCGCCACTTTAGGTGAAATTTCAGATGCTTTGGAAAAGGAATTCGGTCGCTATCGTGCACAGATCAAGAGTGTTCAAGGTGTTTATAAAAAAGAGATTATGGATGATTCCGCTTTCGCGAAAGCGCAACAATTAGCAGACGAGTTTGCAAAAAAAGAAGGTCGTCGTCCACGCATCATGATCGCAAAAATGGGTCAAGACGGTCACGACCGTGGTGCCAAAGTAGTCGCAACAGGCTATGCAGACGTAGGATTTGACGTGGACATAGGACCACTATTCCAAACACCAGCCGAAGCAGCCAAACAAGCCGTGGAAAATGATGTGCATGTTCTAGGTGTTTCCTCACTTGCGGCAGGTCACAAAACACTTGTACCACAAGTCATGGCAGAGCTCAAGAAGTATGGCCGCGACGACATCATGATTATAGTTGGCGGCGTGATACCGCGAAAAGACTATGAATTCCTATTTGAATGCGGCGTGGCAGCAGTCTTTGGCCCTGGTACTAAGATCAGTGATGCGGCAATTGATATATTGACGTTGCTGGAAGCCTAG
- a CDS encoding alpha/beta hydrolase, which yields MYRSIIVFLSLFISITSGAQQLELAPYEFTSRSGDTINAQLGSFKVPLDRASATSTDSIDIRFVRFKSTNPNPQAPIVYLAGGPGGAGTGAASGNRFELFMKLREVADVIAYDQRGTGLSYQPPVCPYDIAFETDRAIDRKEYADRTTAGLKKCIEFWEEENVNPMAYNTSENAQDIDDLRKILGADKLSLWGISYGSHLAFEYIRLFNDQVDKVVLASLEGPNQTLKLPVNQDQFLQNIIDRAADNYGTDRKYPDLQMKINSVHERLKDSPVTVSYKDRRNEDQTVTFSNFELQTIISTFYLKNPGDSKVIPQLYSQMYEGDFTGVASWITIFKRYLFSRMDVMSTMMDLRGGATLERLEKIEKQIPTTILGGNVNFVLYEWQRDLGIEPLPNAFRTLPNNNVNALLLSGTMDGRTYVNSAKEIAASFNKGTHVILENAGHDLFMQDPLVSDLVIDFFKGIKPVSTYFTLPVVAFE from the coding sequence ATGTATCGCTCGATCATAGTTTTTCTCTCATTATTTATCAGTATAACTTCAGGCGCACAGCAATTAGAGTTAGCGCCTTATGAGTTTACGTCAAGATCAGGTGACACCATAAATGCACAGTTAGGATCATTTAAAGTTCCATTAGATAGAGCTAGCGCTACTTCTACGGATTCAATCGACATAAGATTTGTCAGGTTTAAGAGCACGAATCCTAATCCACAGGCACCCATTGTATATCTAGCTGGTGGACCTGGCGGTGCTGGAACAGGCGCGGCATCGGGTAATCGCTTTGAGCTTTTCATGAAATTGCGTGAGGTTGCAGATGTCATTGCCTATGATCAACGTGGTACTGGATTATCTTATCAGCCACCTGTTTGCCCTTATGACATAGCGTTTGAAACTGATCGTGCGATTGATCGCAAAGAATATGCCGATAGAACCACAGCAGGATTGAAAAAATGCATTGAGTTTTGGGAAGAAGAAAATGTCAATCCTATGGCATATAACACGAGCGAAAACGCTCAGGACATAGATGACCTTAGAAAAATACTAGGCGCTGATAAATTATCACTTTGGGGAATAAGCTATGGATCACATCTCGCCTTTGAATACATAAGACTGTTTAATGATCAGGTCGATAAGGTTGTGCTTGCAAGTCTAGAAGGCCCCAATCAAACACTGAAATTACCAGTAAATCAAGATCAATTTCTTCAAAATATTATCGACCGCGCTGCAGACAATTATGGCACTGATCGAAAGTATCCTGATTTACAAATGAAAATCAATTCGGTTCATGAGCGATTAAAGGATAGTCCAGTTACGGTTTCTTACAAGGATCGAAGAAATGAAGATCAAACCGTTACGTTTTCAAATTTTGAGCTGCAAACCATAATCAGTACGTTCTATTTGAAAAATCCAGGTGATTCTAAGGTGATACCGCAACTTTATTCACAGATGTATGAGGGCGATTTTACTGGTGTCGCATCATGGATAACTATTTTTAAAAGGTATTTATTCTCGCGTATGGACGTCATGTCAACGATGATGGATTTACGTGGTGGCGCCACTTTGGAAAGGCTTGAAAAAATTGAAAAACAGATCCCAACAACCATTCTTGGTGGCAATGTAAATTTTGTGCTCTACGAGTGGCAACGTGATCTAGGAATTGAACCACTGCCTAATGCGTTTAGAACACTACCCAATAATAACGTGAATGCACTTTTACTGTCCGGCACGATGGATGGCCGCACGTATGTAAATAGCGCCAAAGAAATAGCTGCAAGTTTCAATAAGGGAACGCACGTCATCCTTGAAAATGCTGGTCACGATTTGTTTATGCAGGATCCACTAGTATCTGATTTGGTGATAGACTTCTTTAAAGGTATTAAACCTGTTAGCACGTATTTCACTTTACCTGTGGTGGCTTTTGAGTAA
- a CDS encoding porin family protein, which translates to MRSIIKSLVFLMLVTGYSFCQGQSIIANDKDEVLERAFMFDLHMQRTVPSGDNFIGNGLEFGYGFGSRLAFKVYDDIYVGGALSLDYFDVQDTNVIGEFDRSTKFNAYLFVGYDFRINETWNATADIGYGYSQNKNRQNFDQGSGRFRDSGNVLRFTSSIDYSFNKDISVFVSPSYELVSYNISTADALGDDFDNGNYLSFALGVRYNPSMRNEKSISKSEVAEMQELLKQDSNDLTVKERRRIYFYKRNKERQERRERRNKN; encoded by the coding sequence ATGAGATCAATTATTAAAAGTTTGGTTTTTTTGATGCTTGTTACTGGCTATTCTTTTTGTCAAGGGCAGTCCATTATAGCTAACGATAAGGATGAAGTCCTAGAACGCGCCTTTATGTTTGATTTACACATGCAGCGTACGGTTCCTTCAGGTGACAATTTTATAGGCAATGGACTTGAATTTGGCTATGGTTTTGGTTCGCGATTGGCATTTAAGGTATATGATGATATTTATGTAGGTGGTGCATTAAGCTTGGACTATTTTGATGTGCAAGACACGAATGTTATTGGTGAGTTTGATCGCAGCACAAAATTCAACGCCTACCTATTTGTAGGGTACGATTTTAGGATAAATGAGACGTGGAATGCAACCGCAGACATAGGTTACGGATATAGCCAGAATAAAAATAGACAAAACTTTGATCAGGGATCTGGACGCTTTAGAGACAGTGGTAATGTCTTGAGATTTACATCAAGTATTGATTACTCATTCAATAAGGATATTTCTGTATTTGTAAGCCCTAGTTATGAGCTTGTTTCTTACAATATTAGTACAGCCGATGCACTAGGTGATGATTTTGATAATGGTAATTATCTCAGTTTTGCTTTAGGTGTAAGATACAATCCCAGCATGCGCAATGAGAAAAGCATTTCAAAATCAGAGGTAGCTGAAATGCAGGAATTATTAAAGCAAGACTCCAACGACCTAACCGTCAAAGAAAGGCGCAGAATCTATTTTTATAAGCGTAATAAAGAACGCCAGGAAAGACGAGAGAGAAGAAACAAAAATTAA
- a CDS encoding CIA30 family protein → MSCNTNTATLFDFEKGADISNWQIEDDRVMGGISQGNFELNDDGHGHFHGIVTVESNGGFSSVQNNSYDVNVDPSNHIKLRVKGDGHTYQLRVKDQQSTRHSYVADFETSGNWQTVEILLSSMKPTYRGRSVDQPNFDKNYLSQVRIMIGTKKKQEPFDLLIDKIELVTE, encoded by the coding sequence ATGTCTTGCAATACCAACACTGCTACCCTATTTGATTTTGAAAAGGGAGCCGATATCTCAAATTGGCAAATCGAGGACGACAGAGTCATGGGTGGCATTTCTCAAGGAAATTTCGAATTAAACGATGACGGTCATGGTCATTTTCATGGTATTGTCACAGTAGAAAGTAACGGTGGATTTAGTTCTGTACAGAACAATTCATATGACGTAAATGTTGATCCAAGCAATCATATTAAATTGAGAGTCAAAGGTGATGGACACACTTACCAGCTTAGAGTTAAGGATCAGCAAAGCACTCGTCACAGTTATGTAGCCGACTTTGAGACAAGTGGCAACTGGCAAACGGTTGAAATACTACTATCTAGTATGAAACCTACCTATCGAGGAAGATCTGTTGACCAACCTAATTTTGATAAAAACTATTTGAGCCAAGTAAGAATTATGATAGGCACCAAAAAGAAACAAGAGCCTTTTGATCTCTTGATTGACAAGATTGAGTTGGTTACTGAGTAG
- a CDS encoding DUF6503 family protein encodes MKYVMMVVLVFAFAKPALSQVEVAESQQLTAQEIIGKSIQYHDPSNSWPTFQGEFEVLMRMPDRPERLSHVDINLPKERFILTSMVDTVSQQYLVTPEKVIYRNNGELVSSPDQDRIDRGYFMRDYYTYLYGLPMKLKDQGTMVHEEVEEVTQWGSDYLKIKVTYDPEVGSDVWFFYFDPESYKLKAYQFFKTKEDGAIDPQSGEYILLSREEIIDDIKIPAYRHWYYNKDTSFLALDMMKAIEPKE; translated from the coding sequence ATGAAATATGTAATGATGGTTGTTTTGGTTTTTGCTTTCGCGAAACCTGCACTGAGCCAAGTCGAAGTGGCGGAATCCCAACAGCTCACTGCACAAGAAATCATCGGCAAATCCATACAGTATCACGATCCTAGCAACAGCTGGCCCACGTTTCAAGGTGAGTTTGAAGTCCTCATGCGCATGCCAGATCGACCAGAAAGGCTGAGCCACGTAGATATTAATTTGCCTAAAGAGCGTTTCATACTCACCAGTATGGTGGATACAGTATCGCAGCAATACCTGGTCACGCCAGAGAAAGTAATTTACAGAAACAACGGCGAGCTGGTTTCAAGTCCAGATCAAGACAGGATCGATCGTGGTTATTTCATGCGCGACTATTACACTTATCTATATGGACTGCCTATGAAACTCAAGGATCAAGGCACGATGGTTCACGAAGAAGTAGAAGAGGTGACCCAATGGGGTTCGGATTACTTGAAGATCAAAGTCACTTATGACCCAGAAGTCGGTAGCGATGTCTGGTTTTTCTATTTTGATCCAGAAAGCTACAAGCTCAAGGCCTATCAATTTTTTAAGACAAAAGAAGATGGTGCGATTGATCCACAGTCGGGTGAGTATATATTACTTTCTAGGGAAGAAATAATTGACGATATCAAAATTCCAGCATATCGCCATTGGTATTACAACAAGGATACTAGTTTTCTTGCGCTGGATATGATGAAAGCTATAGAGCCAAAAGAATAG
- a CDS encoding 4Fe-4S dicluster domain-containing protein: protein MAIIITDECINCGACEPECPNTAIYEAADDWRYADGTDLDGNVVLPSGKEVDANETQEPVSDEFYYIVPDKCTECVGFHEEPQCAAVCPVDCCVPDEDVVEDEATLRAKQAFMHKD, encoded by the coding sequence ATGGCGATCATCATCACAGACGAATGTATCAACTGCGGCGCTTGCGAGCCTGAATGTCCCAACACGGCTATTTATGAGGCAGCTGACGATTGGCGCTATGCAGACGGTACTGATCTTGACGGCAATGTGGTCCTGCCATCAGGCAAAGAAGTCGATGCCAATGAGACGCAGGAACCTGTAAGTGACGAGTTCTACTACATCGTGCCAGACAAGTGTACAGAGTGTGTAGGCTTCCATGAAGAGCCACAATGTGCCGCCGTATGTCCCGTGGACTGTTGCGTACCAGATGAAGATGTGGTAGAGGATGAGGCAACCTTGAGAGCCAAGCAGGCTTTCATGCACAAGGATTAA
- a CDS encoding acyl-CoA reductase produces MSVAPINTSLNDRIQAFAHAGTVLSDYLKSDDHQDQSHAQLIEDALISAQQNNSWFTRDNLVFALHEWSEALTVENLESWLAPYHISNIKPVTVGVIAAGNIPLVGLHDVLSIILVGHHALIKTSSNDQVLLPMVLELAASHKPELKNSYTITDGRLENYDAVIATGSDNTARYFEHYFGQKPNIIRKNRNSIAVLDGTESHEQLVALSDDVFLFFGLGCRSVSHLKVPVDYNFDAFFKAMYEKREIISYFKYANNYDYNKAVYLMSEFKLLDNEFLILKEEADSYASPIASLGYSHYQDLDDIKSEIATNAEKLQCVACTSSMQEQLAPAIANLQTPQLVDLGNTQKPRLQDYADGVDTVQFLLTLS; encoded by the coding sequence TTGTCTGTAGCGCCAATTAATACCTCGTTAAATGATCGTATTCAAGCCTTTGCTCACGCTGGCACAGTGCTTTCCGATTACCTAAAGTCAGATGATCATCAAGATCAGAGTCATGCACAACTTATTGAGGATGCACTGATTAGCGCACAGCAAAACAACTCGTGGTTTACTCGTGACAATCTGGTATTTGCCTTGCACGAATGGAGTGAAGCATTGACAGTAGAAAATCTAGAGTCCTGGCTTGCGCCCTATCACATAAGCAATATCAAGCCAGTAACTGTTGGTGTAATTGCCGCAGGAAATATACCGTTGGTTGGTTTACACGATGTACTCTCCATCATTCTGGTGGGTCATCACGCGTTAATAAAGACCAGTTCTAACGATCAGGTATTACTGCCCATGGTTCTAGAATTAGCAGCAAGCCACAAACCAGAACTCAAGAATTCTTACACCATCACCGATGGTAGACTAGAGAATTATGATGCGGTCATTGCGACAGGTAGCGATAATACGGCTCGATATTTTGAGCATTACTTTGGCCAAAAGCCTAATATCATACGCAAAAACCGAAATTCCATTGCCGTACTGGATGGAACGGAATCTCACGAGCAGCTGGTCGCCTTAAGTGATGATGTGTTTTTGTTTTTTGGATTGGGTTGTCGCAGCGTGAGCCATCTTAAGGTGCCTGTTGATTATAATTTTGATGCATTTTTCAAGGCTATGTATGAGAAAAGAGAAATTATCAGTTACTTCAAGTATGCCAATAACTATGATTACAACAAGGCAGTTTATTTGATGAGCGAGTTCAAATTGCTGGACAATGAATTCTTAATCCTTAAAGAAGAAGCAGATTCCTATGCCTCGCCTATTGCATCATTAGGTTACAGTCATTATCAGGATCTTGACGATATCAAATCTGAGATTGCCACAAATGCAGAAAAACTACAATGCGTGGCCTGCACATCCAGCATGCAGGAACAATTAGCACCAGCAATTGCAAACTTGCAAACGCCACAATTGGTTGACTTAGGTAATACCCAGAAACCTAGACTACAAGATTATGCAGATGGCGTTGACACCGTGCAGTTTCTGTTGACATTATCTTAA
- the serC gene encoding 3-phosphoserine/phosphohydroxythreonine transaminase: MLKHNFSAGPCVLPQEVFKKAADAVLNFNDLSILEISHRSKDFVEVMEKARSLALEHLGLTGKGYTALYLGGGASMQFLMVAYNLLENKAAYLDTGTWSAKAIKEAKMFGDVNVVASSKESNYNYIPKDYTVPTDVDYFHFQTNNTIFGTQLHETPDVKVPLVCDMSSDIMSRQRNFDAYDLIYAGAQKNMGPAGATLIVVKDEILGKVSRQIPSMLDYKVHASKDSMFNTPPVFPIYVTMLTLEWLKANGGIDWVETLNKEKAAKIYNEIDNNPLFKGFVTNPEDRSIMNVTFSLHDESLKDRFDTLWKEAGINGLNGHRSVGGYRASIYNALTIDSIDALVATMKELERTA, from the coding sequence ATGCTCAAGCACAACTTTAGCGCAGGACCCTGCGTACTACCTCAAGAAGTATTTAAAAAAGCTGCTGATGCAGTTTTAAACTTCAACGATCTCAGCATACTAGAAATTTCTCACCGCAGCAAGGATTTTGTCGAGGTGATGGAAAAGGCTAGATCACTTGCATTAGAGCATTTAGGATTGACTGGCAAGGGCTACACCGCACTGTATTTAGGTGGTGGTGCGAGCATGCAATTTCTCATGGTAGCCTATAACCTACTTGAGAATAAAGCTGCTTATTTGGATACAGGAACCTGGTCTGCCAAGGCGATCAAAGAAGCCAAAATGTTTGGCGATGTGAATGTTGTGGCTTCTTCCAAGGAGTCTAACTACAACTATATTCCTAAAGACTACACCGTACCAACTGATGTGGATTACTTCCACTTTCAAACCAACAACACCATTTTTGGAACTCAGTTGCATGAAACACCAGATGTTAAGGTGCCGCTGGTATGTGATATGAGTAGTGATATCATGTCCAGACAACGCAACTTTGACGCTTATGACTTAATTTATGCTGGCGCACAGAAAAACATGGGTCCTGCTGGAGCCACATTGATAGTGGTCAAGGATGAAATCTTAGGCAAAGTAAGCCGTCAAATTCCGTCCATGCTGGACTATAAGGTTCATGCGAGTAAAGATTCCATGTTTAATACGCCACCTGTTTTCCCAATCTATGTGACTATGCTCACGCTAGAATGGCTCAAGGCAAACGGTGGTATCGACTGGGTTGAGACCTTGAATAAAGAAAAAGCAGCCAAAATCTATAATGAGATCGATAATAATCCGCTATTTAAGGGGTTTGTAACAAATCCAGAAGATCGTTCCATCATGAACGTTACGTTCTCGCTACACGATGAGAGCCTAAAGGACCGATTTGATACGTTGTGGAAAGAAGCTGGCATCAACGGCTTGAATGGTCACAGATCTGTAGGTGGTTACCGTGCTAGTATTTATAATGCTCTTACCATAGACAGCATCGATGCATTGGTGGCAACCATGAAAGAACTGGAGCGCACTGCATAG
- a CDS encoding class I SAM-dependent methyltransferase: MIVTLSRKRNYQNLTTRNNKQTNQFKISNKLMMSDWKNMWDERYAKDEYAYGLLPNVFFAQQLDQLANGKLLLPAEGEGRNAVHAARSGWEVHAFDISEQAQEKAQKLAENNDVELHYQVGDLPDLDYEEESFDAIALVFGHFPADIRQDYHKRLIKLLKKGGVLILEGFDEQHLAYREKNPKVGGPKTEDLLFTKDEITETFQDFEIKRLEQAEVELKEGNYHDGTGHVIRFVGIKN; this comes from the coding sequence ATGATAGTTACGCTTTCGCGAAAGCGTAATTATCAAAATCTCACTACAAGAAACAACAAACAAACAAACCAATTCAAAATTTCTAACAAGTTGATGATGAGCGACTGGAAAAACATGTGGGACGAGCGATATGCAAAGGATGAATATGCTTATGGCTTGCTGCCCAATGTGTTTTTTGCCCAGCAATTAGATCAGCTGGCCAACGGTAAATTATTACTGCCAGCAGAAGGTGAAGGCCGCAATGCTGTGCACGCAGCACGCAGCGGTTGGGAAGTTCACGCGTTTGACATAAGTGAGCAAGCCCAAGAAAAGGCGCAGAAACTTGCCGAGAATAATGATGTAGAGTTGCATTATCAAGTAGGTGATCTACCTGATCTAGATTATGAAGAAGAATCCTTTGATGCCATAGCATTGGTTTTTGGGCATTTCCCAGCAGATATTCGGCAGGATTATCATAAGCGACTCATCAAACTGCTCAAAAAAGGTGGTGTTTTGATTCTGGAAGGATTTGACGAGCAGCACCTAGCATACAGAGAAAAAAATCCAAAAGTAGGCGGTCCTAAAACTGAGGACTTGCTCTTTACTAAGGATGAGATTACAGAAACTTTCCAGGATTTTGAAATCAAAAGACTGGAACAAGCTGAAGTAGAACTAAAAGAAGGAAACTACCATGATGGCACTGGTCATGTGATACGTTTCGTTGGAATAAAAAATTAG